The following proteins are encoded in a genomic region of Burkholderia cepacia:
- a CDS encoding PLP-dependent aminotransferase family protein produces MDIAIRIEGRHDLTGQIFRQLRTAIVDGRLEGGARLPSTRDLAKQLGVSRKTTLDAFERLVAEGYLSTRAGDGTFVADGLARVPHAAAMSAPSIVDGTPRLDAVDARALWNDLPDALAMPTPQDSPGFDFRGGVTDKTLFPFDAWRRCLHHALRQQARGPGQYHDPAGDAQLRGAIARYVAFSRAVACSWDDVLVTQGAQQALDLLARVVVRPGDVVAVEDPGYPPARAAFASLGATVIGVPVDAHGLVTERLPDEARLVYVTPSHQFPLGMPMTLDRRVALLEWAQRRRAVIIEDDYDGEFRFEGRPVESLKSLDRTGLVAYVGTFSKTIFPELRIGYVIPPRALRGALAKAKQIVDWHTCTLTQAALARFMLEGDFARHLKRVQKHYDARRKMLIAHLRSELAPWFDAIVPTAGIHLAAHLKPEIDEAALVRTARAQDIGLYGISAFHVGVPVRAGLLFGYGGIDALRIDTALAKLAGLLGSGIAGESPLVT; encoded by the coding sequence ATGGACATCGCGATCCGCATCGAAGGCCGTCACGACCTGACGGGACAGATCTTCCGGCAGCTGCGCACCGCGATCGTCGACGGGCGTCTCGAAGGCGGCGCGCGGCTGCCGTCGACACGCGATCTCGCGAAACAGCTCGGCGTGTCACGCAAAACGACGCTCGACGCGTTCGAGCGCCTCGTCGCCGAGGGTTATCTGAGTACGCGCGCGGGCGACGGCACGTTCGTCGCCGACGGCCTCGCGCGTGTGCCGCACGCCGCGGCAATGTCGGCGCCGTCGATCGTCGACGGCACGCCGCGCCTCGACGCGGTCGACGCGCGCGCGCTCTGGAACGACCTGCCCGACGCGCTCGCGATGCCTACGCCGCAGGATTCGCCGGGCTTCGACTTCCGCGGCGGCGTGACCGACAAGACGCTGTTCCCGTTCGACGCGTGGCGGCGCTGCCTGCATCATGCGCTGCGCCAGCAGGCGCGCGGCCCCGGCCAGTACCACGACCCGGCCGGCGACGCGCAGTTGCGCGGCGCGATCGCGCGCTATGTCGCGTTCAGCCGCGCGGTCGCGTGCAGCTGGGATGACGTGCTCGTCACGCAAGGCGCGCAACAGGCGCTCGATCTGCTCGCACGCGTCGTCGTGCGGCCGGGCGATGTCGTCGCGGTCGAGGATCCCGGCTATCCGCCCGCGCGCGCCGCGTTCGCGTCGCTCGGCGCGACGGTGATCGGCGTGCCGGTCGATGCGCACGGCCTCGTCACCGAACGGCTGCCCGACGAAGCCCGGCTCGTCTACGTGACACCGTCGCACCAGTTCCCGCTCGGGATGCCGATGACGCTGGACCGGCGCGTCGCGCTGCTCGAATGGGCGCAGCGCCGCCGCGCGGTGATCATCGAGGACGACTACGACGGCGAGTTCCGCTTCGAAGGCCGGCCGGTCGAATCGCTGAAGAGCCTCGACCGCACGGGCCTCGTCGCGTACGTCGGCACGTTCTCGAAGACGATCTTTCCCGAACTGCGGATCGGCTACGTGATTCCGCCGCGCGCACTGCGCGGCGCGCTGGCCAAGGCCAAGCAGATCGTCGACTGGCACACCTGCACGCTGACGCAGGCGGCGCTCGCGCGCTTCATGCTCGAAGGCGATTTCGCGCGGCACCTGAAGCGCGTGCAGAAGCACTACGACGCGCGCCGCAAGATGCTGATCGCGCACCTGCGCAGCGAACTCGCGCCGTGGTTCGACGCGATCGTGCCGACGGCCGGCATCCACCTCGCCGCGCACCTGAAACCGGAGATCGACGAAGCGGCGCTGGTCCGCACCGCGCGTGCGCAGGACATCGGCCTGTACGGAATCTCGGCGTTCCATGTCGGCGTGCCGGTCCGCGCGGGGCTGCTGTTCGGCTATGGCGGGATCGACGCGCTGCGCATCGACACGGCGCTCGCGAAACTGGCCGGGCTGCTCGGTTCGGGCATCGCCGGTGAATCGCCACTGGTCACCTGA
- a CDS encoding carboxymuconolactone decarboxylase family protein, whose product MQPRLNFYTASPNAIKVMRNAEDFIAKSSIEKPLAELVRLRASQINGCAFCVDMHTTDARKGGETDRRLATVVTWRETPFFTERERAALEWTEALTLVAGNHVPDAVWEAVKPHFTDEELFDLSMLIATINTWNRFAIAFRKMPE is encoded by the coding sequence ATGCAACCGCGCCTGAACTTCTATACCGCCAGCCCGAATGCCATCAAGGTGATGCGCAACGCCGAGGATTTCATCGCGAAAAGCTCGATCGAGAAGCCGCTCGCCGAACTCGTCCGCCTGCGCGCATCGCAGATCAACGGCTGCGCGTTCTGCGTCGACATGCACACGACCGACGCACGCAAGGGTGGCGAAACCGACCGCCGTCTCGCGACCGTCGTCACGTGGCGCGAAACGCCGTTCTTCACCGAGCGCGAACGCGCGGCGCTCGAATGGACCGAGGCGCTGACGCTGGTGGCCGGCAACCATGTGCCCGACGCCGTCTGGGAAGCCGTGAAGCCGCACTTCACCGACGAAGAGCTGTTCGACCTGTCGATGCTGATCGCGACCATCAACACGTGGAACCGCTTCGCGATCGCGTTCCGCAAGATGCCCGAGTAA
- a CDS encoding cupin domain-containing protein gives MIRSPLHRAVLCTALVLGAALPAAAHAHDAGDNVHAIMQQAVPEAPGKLVVVATVDYAPGQASEAHQHLGSVFAVVSKGEVLSQVNGGPLHRYRAGEGWYEAPGSRHQVSRNASATEPAQLVVFGLTGEHVPLTSPIDQ, from the coding sequence ATGATCCGCTCCCCGCTCCATCGCGCCGTTCTGTGCACGGCGCTCGTGCTCGGCGCCGCCCTGCCGGCAGCAGCCCACGCGCACGATGCCGGCGACAACGTGCACGCGATCATGCAGCAGGCCGTGCCCGAAGCACCCGGCAAGCTCGTCGTGGTCGCGACCGTCGACTATGCGCCCGGCCAGGCGTCCGAAGCGCACCAGCACCTCGGCTCGGTGTTTGCCGTCGTGTCGAAAGGCGAAGTGCTGTCGCAGGTGAACGGCGGCCCGCTGCACCGCTACCGCGCCGGCGAAGGCTGGTACGAGGCGCCCGGTTCGCGCCACCAGGTGTCGCGCAACGCGAGCGCGACCGAGCCCGCACAGCTCGTCGTGTTCGGGCTGACCGGCGAACACGTGCCGCTCACGTCGCCGATCGATCAGTGA
- a CDS encoding TetR/AcrR family transcriptional regulator → MNAKSTVARPRGRRPSVDDFDLRGHMLDVAIQLFAERGIAATTVAQIAAAAGVTSAMVHYYFTNREQLLDAIVEERIAQAIAFVWRPTEPQIESDSVALVAELVDRFFDVTRRMPWLPSIWLREIIHEGGLLRERMVRRIPLEHVGRFAERIRGAQQAGTLNPALEPAFLFHSIIALVMLPLATAKLWQSARGLPPIDRDVLHRHVRALLGSGLQPPTAAPRARSPRRPS, encoded by the coding sequence ATGAACGCGAAATCCACCGTCGCCAGGCCGCGCGGGCGCCGCCCGTCGGTAGACGATTTCGACCTGCGCGGCCACATGCTCGACGTCGCGATCCAGTTGTTCGCCGAGCGCGGCATCGCCGCGACGACGGTCGCGCAGATCGCCGCCGCCGCCGGCGTCACGTCGGCGATGGTCCACTACTACTTCACGAACCGCGAACAATTGCTCGACGCGATCGTCGAGGAACGGATCGCGCAGGCCATCGCGTTCGTGTGGCGGCCGACCGAGCCGCAGATCGAAAGCGATTCGGTCGCGCTCGTCGCCGAACTCGTCGACCGCTTCTTCGACGTCACGCGCCGCATGCCGTGGCTGCCGTCGATCTGGCTGCGCGAGATCATCCACGAAGGCGGGCTGCTGCGCGAGCGGATGGTCCGGCGCATTCCGCTCGAGCATGTCGGGCGTTTCGCCGAACGCATCCGCGGCGCACAGCAGGCCGGCACGCTGAACCCCGCGCTCGAACCCGCGTTCCTGTTCCATTCGATCATCGCGCTCGTGATGCTGCCGCTCGCGACCGCGAAGCTGTGGCAAAGCGCGCGCGGCCTGCCGCCGATCGATCGCGACGTGCTGCACCGGCACGTCCGCGCGCTACTCGGTTCCGGCCTGCAACCGCCGACCGCCGCGCCGCGCGCCCGCTCGCCGCGGAGGCCTTCATGA
- a CDS encoding HlyD family secretion protein: MNAARALPLALAAAVALLAGCGRSTGNGTTYQGYVEGEFVYLSSSQSGTLTQLSVARGQAVAAGAPAFSLEAVSETAALLQAQHQLAAARAQLADLQTGKRPPEVAVTQAQLAQASAQAARAAAQRARDERQYAAGGLSKQQLDDSRTSAQTTAAQMRELQKQVDVARLPGRAQQVAAQAAQVDAAQAAVAEAQWKLDQKRVAAPATGRVYDTLYRVGEWVQAGNPVVQMLPPQNLKVRFFVPEAAIASLAPGRAVAIHCDGCAADVPAHITYVSSEAEYTPPVIYSNESRTKLVFMIEARPAVADAAKLHPGQPVAVSVQ; the protein is encoded by the coding sequence ATGAACGCGGCCCGCGCGCTGCCGCTCGCGCTGGCCGCCGCCGTCGCGCTGCTCGCCGGGTGCGGGCGGTCGACCGGTAACGGGACGACCTACCAGGGCTATGTCGAAGGCGAATTCGTGTACCTGTCGTCGTCGCAATCGGGCACGCTGACGCAGTTGTCGGTCGCACGCGGTCAGGCCGTCGCCGCCGGCGCACCGGCGTTCTCGCTCGAAGCCGTCAGCGAAACGGCCGCGCTGCTGCAGGCGCAGCATCAGCTCGCGGCCGCCCGCGCGCAGCTTGCCGACCTGCAGACCGGCAAGCGTCCGCCGGAAGTCGCGGTCACGCAGGCGCAGCTCGCGCAGGCCAGCGCACAGGCCGCGCGCGCCGCCGCGCAACGCGCGCGCGACGAACGCCAGTACGCGGCCGGCGGCTTGTCGAAGCAGCAGCTCGACGATTCGCGCACGTCCGCGCAGACCACCGCCGCGCAAATGCGCGAACTGCAGAAACAGGTCGACGTCGCGCGCCTGCCGGGCCGCGCGCAACAGGTCGCCGCCCAGGCCGCGCAGGTCGACGCCGCGCAGGCCGCCGTGGCCGAAGCGCAATGGAAGCTCGACCAGAAACGCGTCGCCGCGCCGGCGACCGGGCGCGTGTACGACACGCTGTACCGCGTCGGCGAATGGGTGCAGGCCGGCAATCCAGTCGTGCAGATGCTGCCGCCGCAAAACCTGAAGGTGCGCTTCTTCGTGCCGGAAGCCGCCATTGCATCGCTCGCGCCGGGGCGCGCGGTCGCGATCCATTGCGACGGCTGTGCGGCCGACGTGCCCGCGCACATCACCTACGTGTCGAGCGAGGCCGAATACACGCCGCCCGTGATCTACAGCAACGAGAGCCGGACCAAGCTCGTGTTCATGATCGAGGCGCGCCCCGCCGTCGCCGACGCAGCGAAGCTGCATCCGGGCCAGCCCGTCGCCGTGAGCGTGCAATGA
- a CDS encoding ABC transporter ATP-binding protein: MNAPPAPYAIDVDRLNKRFGDKHVVKDVSLRVARGEIFGFLGPNGSGKTTSIRMMCGLLTPDSGSGTCLGYDIVRDSAQIKRRVGYMTQRFSYWEDLSIRENLDFVARVYGMRDRKAAVARALDGLGLASRADQLTGALSGGWKQRLALAACMLHEPELLLLDEPTAGVDPAARRDFWEELHRLAAQGISVLVSTHYMDEAERCHKLAYIAYGELLAQGTSAEIVASQHLSTRTITGARLTELSARLRTMPGVDQTVVFGSALHVSGRDRARLDATLDEVARDTSLQVAPIDTGLEDVFIFMMGRAAAPPGGVSS, from the coding sequence ATGAACGCGCCGCCCGCACCGTACGCGATCGACGTCGACCGGTTGAACAAGCGGTTCGGCGACAAGCACGTCGTGAAGGACGTGTCGCTGCGCGTCGCGCGCGGCGAGATCTTCGGCTTTCTCGGGCCGAACGGCAGCGGCAAGACGACGTCGATCCGCATGATGTGCGGGCTGCTCACTCCCGACTCGGGCAGCGGCACCTGCCTCGGCTACGACATCGTGCGCGACAGCGCGCAGATCAAGCGGCGCGTCGGCTACATGACGCAGCGCTTCTCGTACTGGGAAGACCTGTCGATCCGCGAGAACCTCGACTTCGTCGCACGCGTGTACGGGATGCGCGACCGCAAGGCGGCCGTCGCGCGCGCGCTCGACGGGCTCGGCCTCGCCAGCCGCGCCGACCAGCTCACGGGCGCGCTGTCGGGCGGCTGGAAGCAGCGCCTCGCGCTGGCCGCGTGCATGCTGCACGAACCCGAGCTGCTGCTGCTCGACGAGCCGACCGCCGGCGTCGACCCGGCCGCGCGCCGCGACTTCTGGGAGGAACTGCACCGGCTCGCCGCGCAGGGCATCTCGGTGCTCGTCAGCACGCACTACATGGACGAAGCCGAGCGCTGCCACAAGCTCGCATACATCGCGTACGGCGAACTGCTCGCGCAGGGCACGTCGGCGGAGATCGTCGCATCGCAGCACCTGTCGACCCGCACGATCACCGGCGCTCGCCTGACCGAACTGTCCGCGCGGCTGCGTACGATGCCGGGCGTCGACCAGACGGTCGTGTTCGGCTCGGCGCTGCATGTGAGCGGCCGCGATCGCGCGCGGCTCGACGCGACGCTCGACGAGGTTGCCCGCGACACGTCGCTGCAGGTCGCGCCGATCGACACCGGGCTCGAGGATGTCTTCATCTTCATGATGGGCCGCGCGGCCGCGCCGCCCGGCGGGGTGTCGTCATGA
- a CDS encoding ABC transporter permease, which translates to MNAWASLRESFSVARWWSIVLKEFLQLRRDRVTFAMIVGVPIIQLTLFGFAINTDPKHLPTAVIVADASPFTRSFIAAMRNSAYFDIVETLPDEAAGRHALARGDVQFVLSVPADFSRRLLRGERPSLLVEADATDPVATASAIGALPGLVQPVADKDLTGPLARLNGRPAAFDVVLHRLYNPEGITQYNVVPGLMGVILTMTMVMMTGLAITRERERGTMENLLATPVRPLEVMTGKIVPYVLIGLIQVSIIVAASRFVFDVPFVGGVFALYLSALLFIAANLTVGITLSSLAQNQLQAMQLAVFYFLPNILLSGFMFPFAGMPKWAQFIGNLLPLTYFNRLARGILLKGNGWADLWPSVWPVALFTVVVMGVALRFYRRTLD; encoded by the coding sequence ATGAACGCGTGGGCAAGCCTGCGCGAATCGTTCTCGGTCGCGCGCTGGTGGAGCATCGTGCTGAAGGAATTCCTGCAGCTGCGCCGCGACCGCGTGACGTTCGCGATGATCGTCGGCGTGCCGATTATCCAGCTCACGCTGTTCGGCTTCGCGATCAACACAGATCCGAAGCACCTGCCGACCGCCGTGATCGTCGCCGATGCGAGCCCGTTCACGCGCAGCTTCATCGCCGCGATGCGCAATTCCGCGTACTTCGACATCGTCGAGACGCTGCCCGACGAAGCGGCCGGCCGCCATGCGCTCGCACGCGGCGACGTGCAGTTCGTGCTGAGCGTGCCGGCCGATTTCTCGCGGCGGCTGCTGCGCGGCGAGCGTCCGTCGCTGCTCGTCGAAGCGGACGCGACCGATCCCGTTGCCACGGCGTCGGCGATCGGCGCGCTGCCGGGGCTCGTGCAGCCCGTCGCGGACAAGGACCTGACGGGCCCGCTTGCGCGCCTGAACGGCCGCCCGGCCGCGTTCGACGTCGTGCTGCACCGGCTGTACAACCCGGAAGGCATCACGCAGTACAACGTCGTGCCGGGCCTGATGGGCGTGATCCTCACGATGACGATGGTGATGATGACGGGCCTCGCGATCACGCGCGAACGCGAGCGCGGCACGATGGAGAACCTGCTCGCGACGCCCGTGCGGCCGCTCGAGGTGATGACCGGCAAGATCGTTCCGTACGTACTGATCGGGTTGATTCAGGTGTCGATCATCGTCGCCGCGTCGCGGTTCGTGTTCGACGTGCCGTTCGTCGGCGGCGTGTTCGCGCTCTACCTGTCGGCGCTGCTGTTCATCGCTGCGAACCTGACGGTCGGCATCACGCTGTCGTCGCTCGCGCAGAACCAGTTGCAGGCGATGCAGCTCGCGGTGTTCTACTTCCTGCCGAACATCCTGCTGTCGGGCTTCATGTTCCCGTTCGCCGGGATGCCGAAGTGGGCGCAGTTCATCGGCAACCTGCTGCCGCTCACCTACTTCAACCGCCTCGCGCGCGGCATCCTGCTCAAAGGCAACGGCTGGGCCGACCTGTGGCCGTCCGTTTGGCCGGTCGCGCTGTTCACCGTCGTCGTGATGGGTGTCGCGCTGCGCTTCTACCGGCGCACGCTCGATTAG
- a CDS encoding efflux transporter outer membrane subunit, translating to MKPASPRASHATRGCALAAALLVAGCAVGPDFRTPDAPATQRYTHGEPPTTTAGASGPAGDAQTFSSATHTPQRWWTQFGSAPLNRLVDTAWQNSPTLAEARARLDEVRQNHAAEAGATMLPRVDANLSATREQVDTTAFGLPANLPSPGPFTLYDASVSVSYVLDVFGGNRRALEALRAQVDYQAYTLDAARLTLAGNVVATAILRASLAQQVALTRQLVDAQTRQLRIVEARHAAGGVSLADVHAQRALLAQTQASLPPLSARLAQAGHRLAILLGAPPSDAALPDLSLDALALPRTLPVTLPSTLARERPDIRAAEAVLHQASANVGVATANLYPRFSISAGIGSERTRIADIVSGLNVWNVGLGLTQPLFHGGELRAKKRAAEAAYDAAFASYRETVLQALQQVADAMRAVEQDAAELQASDIAAREAAASNTIAGDRYAAGGISTFDLLDAQRQALQTSLDRTRAQADRLADTAALFQALAGRWTDEAAQ from the coding sequence ATGAAACCGGCCTCACCTCGCGCCTCCCATGCCACCCGCGGCTGCGCATTGGCCGCCGCGCTGCTCGTCGCCGGCTGTGCGGTCGGGCCGGATTTCCGCACACCGGATGCGCCGGCCACGCAGCGATACACGCATGGCGAGCCGCCCACGACCACCGCCGGTGCGAGCGGCCCGGCCGGCGACGCGCAGACTTTCTCGTCGGCCACGCACACGCCGCAGCGCTGGTGGACGCAGTTCGGCTCCGCACCGTTGAACCGGCTCGTCGATACCGCGTGGCAGAACAGCCCCACGCTCGCCGAGGCCCGCGCGCGGCTCGACGAAGTGCGACAGAACCATGCAGCCGAAGCCGGCGCGACGATGCTGCCGCGCGTCGACGCGAACCTGTCCGCCACGCGCGAGCAGGTCGACACCACCGCGTTCGGGCTGCCGGCCAACCTGCCGAGCCCGGGGCCGTTCACGCTGTACGACGCGTCGGTGAGCGTGTCGTACGTGCTCGACGTATTCGGCGGCAACCGGCGCGCGCTCGAAGCGCTGCGCGCGCAGGTCGACTATCAGGCATACACGCTCGACGCCGCGCGGTTGACGCTCGCGGGCAATGTCGTCGCCACCGCGATCCTGCGCGCGTCGCTCGCGCAACAGGTCGCGCTCACGCGGCAGCTCGTCGACGCGCAAACGCGGCAGTTGCGTATCGTCGAAGCGCGCCATGCAGCGGGCGGCGTATCGCTGGCCGACGTGCATGCGCAACGCGCGCTGCTCGCGCAGACGCAGGCGTCGCTGCCGCCGCTCTCGGCCCGCCTTGCGCAAGCCGGCCACCGGCTCGCGATCCTGCTCGGCGCGCCGCCGTCCGACGCCGCGCTGCCAGATCTCTCACTCGATGCGCTCGCGCTGCCGCGTACGCTGCCCGTCACGTTACCGTCGACGCTCGCGCGCGAACGGCCCGACATCCGTGCGGCGGAAGCCGTGCTGCATCAGGCGAGCGCGAACGTCGGCGTCGCCACCGCGAACCTGTACCCGCGTTTTTCGATTTCGGCGGGGATCGGTTCGGAACGCACGCGCATCGCGGATATCGTCAGCGGGCTCAACGTGTGGAATGTCGGCCTCGGTCTCACGCAGCCGCTCTTTCACGGCGGCGAGCTGCGCGCAAAGAAACGCGCGGCTGAAGCGGCCTATGACGCCGCGTTCGCGAGCTATCGGGAAACCGTGCTGCAGGCGCTGCAACAGGTGGCCGACGCGATGCGCGCGGTCGAACAGGATGCGGCCGAACTGCAGGCGAGCGATATCGCCGCGCGGGAAGCGGCGGCCAGCAATACGATTGCCGGCGACCGTTACGCGGCGGGCGGAATCAGCACGTTCGACCTGCTCGACGCGCAACGGCAGGCGTTGCAGACGTCGCTCGACCGCACCCGCGCGCAGGCCGACCGGCTTGCCGATACGGCGGCGCTGTTTCAGGCGCTGGCGGGGCGCTGGACGGATGAGGCTGCGCAGTGA
- a CDS encoding porin: MKKRVAFAMTAVGLAAATAAHAQSSVTLYGIVDNGLAYQNNAAPSTGATSGGHSKVSMSTGVWAGSRFGLKGSEDLGGGTKAIFQLEAGVNSATGASQWAGGIFTRQAWVGMTNQAYGTLTAGRQYTAYYTLLSPYSPTTWLTGAYGAHPGDIDSLDTSYRANNSLVYMSPKFYGFTVGGSYSFGGVPGSVNRGSTWSAAVQYLNGPAGISVGYQKVNNSTLGGGVWGDNSTVTSGGQPAVSAINAGYQTAQSQQRIGVTAGYQFTPAWDVSASYTNVKYTPGVGSAFRNSAIFNTAGAVLHWKAAAQWDFAVGYSYTAATQSNGITSAAKYHQVTLSQYYSLSKRTGLYALEAYQHATGNTLSKTGGIQAATTQIGDGVAAGSNQNQVAVGVGMIHRF; this comes from the coding sequence ATGAAAAAGCGCGTCGCTTTCGCCATGACGGCAGTGGGCCTTGCAGCCGCTACCGCCGCCCACGCCCAGAGCAGCGTGACCCTGTACGGTATCGTCGACAACGGCCTGGCATACCAGAACAATGCAGCACCGTCGACCGGTGCGACGTCCGGCGGTCACTCGAAGGTGTCGATGTCCACTGGCGTATGGGCGGGCAGCCGCTTCGGCCTGAAGGGCAGCGAAGATCTCGGTGGCGGCACGAAGGCGATCTTCCAGTTGGAAGCAGGCGTGAACTCGGCGACCGGTGCGTCGCAATGGGCAGGCGGCATCTTCACCCGTCAAGCATGGGTCGGGATGACGAACCAGGCATACGGTACGCTGACGGCTGGCCGTCAGTACACGGCGTACTACACGCTGCTGTCGCCGTATAGCCCGACGACGTGGCTGACGGGCGCATACGGCGCGCACCCGGGCGATATCGATTCGCTGGATACCAGCTACCGCGCGAACAACTCGCTTGTTTATATGTCGCCGAAGTTCTACGGCTTCACGGTCGGTGGTTCGTACTCGTTCGGCGGCGTGCCGGGCAGCGTGAACCGCGGCTCGACGTGGAGCGCGGCGGTCCAGTACCTGAACGGTCCGGCAGGTATCTCGGTCGGCTATCAGAAGGTCAACAACTCGACGCTCGGCGGCGGCGTGTGGGGCGACAACTCGACGGTCACGAGCGGCGGCCAGCCGGCCGTGTCGGCGATCAACGCCGGTTATCAGACGGCACAGTCGCAGCAGCGCATCGGCGTGACGGCCGGCTACCAGTTCACGCCGGCGTGGGATGTGTCGGCGTCGTACACGAACGTCAAGTACACCCCGGGTGTCGGCTCGGCGTTCCGCAACTCGGCGATCTTCAACACGGCTGGCGCCGTGCTGCACTGGAAGGCAGCGGCACAGTGGGACTTCGCGGTGGGCTACTCGTACACGGCGGCGACGCAGTCGAACGGCATCACGAGCGCGGCCAAGTACCATCAGGTCACGCTGTCGCAGTACTACAGCCTGTCGAAGCGCACGGGCCTGTACGCACTCGAGGCTTACCAGCACGCAACCGGCAATACGCTGAGCAAGACGGGCGGCATCCAGGCAGCGACGACGCAGATCGGCGACGGCGTGGCAGCAGGTTCGAACCAGAACCAGGTTGCAGTCGGCGTCGGCATGATCCACCGCTTCTGA
- a CDS encoding squalene/phytoene synthase family protein, giving the protein MTTRTDSAFLLGDLLKNVSRSFYLTLRVLPDGMRDPVGLAYLLARAADTIADTALVAPDRRAALLTDLRDEVERLGDGVALSHSLEDVTRMQTDSHEHVLLGSMAPMLALLRAQPDADRASIRKVVATLTSGMEFDLRTFPDEQSGQVASLPTRDELDRYTYLVAGCVGEFWTDMTGAHTRAARGWDLPDMREKGIRFGKALQMTNILRDCAKDLRIGRCYLPDDVLGAHGLAMADLMQPGASARARSVLVDLLRVTLDQYRDACLYTLAIPRRFVRLRLACLWPIMIGLETLELLAGHDAWLDPAKPAKVPRKRIYRIMASSLALVGSNAAIRARMAALADAVTARLADPASR; this is encoded by the coding sequence ATGACGACTCGAACCGATTCCGCCTTCCTGCTCGGCGACCTGCTGAAGAACGTTTCCCGCTCCTTCTACCTGACGCTGCGCGTGCTGCCCGACGGCATGCGCGACCCGGTCGGCCTTGCGTACCTGCTCGCGCGCGCGGCCGACACGATCGCCGACACCGCGCTCGTCGCGCCCGATCGCCGCGCGGCGCTGCTGACCGACTTGCGCGACGAGGTCGAGCGGCTCGGCGACGGCGTGGCGCTGTCGCATTCGCTCGAGGACGTGACGCGGATGCAGACCGATTCGCACGAGCATGTGCTGCTCGGCTCGATGGCGCCGATGCTCGCGCTGCTGCGCGCGCAGCCGGACGCCGATCGCGCGTCGATCCGCAAGGTCGTCGCGACGCTCACGTCGGGGATGGAATTCGATTTGCGCACGTTCCCCGACGAGCAGTCGGGGCAGGTCGCGTCGCTGCCGACGCGCGACGAACTCGACCGCTACACGTACCTCGTCGCCGGCTGCGTCGGCGAGTTCTGGACCGACATGACGGGCGCGCACACACGCGCCGCGCGCGGCTGGGACCTGCCGGACATGCGCGAGAAGGGCATCCGTTTCGGCAAGGCGCTGCAGATGACCAACATCCTGCGCGACTGCGCGAAGGACTTGCGCATCGGCCGCTGCTATCTGCCGGACGACGTACTGGGCGCGCATGGGCTGGCCATGGCCGACCTGATGCAACCCGGTGCGTCGGCGCGCGCGCGCAGCGTGCTGGTCGACCTGTTGCGCGTGACGCTCGACCAGTATCGCGACGCGTGCCTGTATACGCTCGCGATCCCGCGCCGCTTCGTGCGGCTGCGGCTCGCGTGCCTGTGGCCGATCATGATCGGCCTCGAAACGCTCGAACTGCTGGCCGGCCACGATGCGTGGCTCGATCCGGCGAAGCCGGCCAAGGTGCCGAGAAAGCGCATCTACCGGATCATGGCGTCGTCGCTCGCGCTGGTCGGTTCGAACGCGGCGATCCGCGCGCGCATGGCCGCGCTCGCCGATGCAGTGACCGCGCGGCTCGCCGACCCGGCATCGCGCTGA